The following coding sequences lie in one Apium graveolens cultivar Ventura chromosome 3, ASM990537v1, whole genome shotgun sequence genomic window:
- the LOC141712334 gene encoding protein FAR1-RELATED SEQUENCE 4 isoform X1, whose translation MDAIVNGDNNLGPQDEMEFDSNEAAYEYYKEYAKSVGFGTAKLSSRRSRASKEFIDAKFSCIRYGNKQQSDDAINPRPSPKIGCKASFHVKRRSNGKWYIHSFVKEHNHELLPAQAHFFRSHRNADPRQNDAKARRRKILTAVSKQYGAYHYTGSLENYTRNQHDRGRNLNLAEGDAKILLELFVHMQEENPKFFYAVDLNEEHRLRNIFWVDAKGMDDYTNFCDVVSFDTTYYTNKYKVPLVLFIGVNQHIQPAVFGYALIADDTFYTFSWLMQTWCLSMGGRAPGVIITDQNNALRAAIASVFPETQHHYCLWHILEKISGQFNYLDLWHDPRGKFNKCIYKSLTEQQFDKRWWKLLDRFNLLQDEWMKSLYEDRQLWVPTFAKGISFSGLSSASRAESLNSFFDKYINVDTSLKDFVEQYKIVLEDRYEEQAKGDFDAWHEPPELKSPSPFEKQLSLVYTHEIFKKFQVEVLGAAACHLKKEREYEGTMSYAVKDFEDNQEFMVDWNELKAEICCSCRSLEYKGYLCRHAIVVLQMSGVFCIPHKYILQRWTNAATSKCCISENFDDVQSKVRRFNDLCRRAIILGEEGSLSQESYTIALGAIKEALKQCSDANTSVNSELRSNTSVPLSVPHMEEDDHGSPSIPADPAPVTKVNRTYKASKRSDCGKEKANTDGSTNGKRKVPLESEVVGVGFQGSFRQMELHHTRPRQLHEVLPPNLHNGGPEIFQNVASSRYQHVDSADMQDGHLPG comes from the exons ATGGATGCTATTGTCAATGGGGACAATAATTTAGGACCTCAAGATGAGATGGAATTTGATTCCAACGAGGCCGCGTATGAGTATTATAAAGAGTATGCAAAGTCTGTGGGTTTTGGTACTGCTAAATTGAGCAGCAGGCGGTCTAGAGCATCAAAAGAGTTTATTGATGCAAAGTTTTCGTGTATAAGGTATGGTAACAAGCAACAATCGGATGATGCAATTAATCCACGTCCGTCGCCGAAAATAGGGTGTAAAGCGAGTTTTCATGTTAAGAGAAGGTCGAATGGAAAGTGGTATATTCATAGTTTTGTTAAGGAGCATAATCATGAACTCTTGCCGGCCCAAGCACATTTTTTTAGGAGCCATAGAAATGCTGATCCGCGTCAGAATGATGCTAAAGCACGAAGAAGGAAGATCTTAACGGCTGTGTCTAAACAGTATGGTGCTTATCATTACACAGGCTCGTTAGAGAATTATACTCGAAATCAGCATGACAGGGGGCGTAATTTGAACTTAGCGGAGGGAGATGCTAAAATTTTGCTTGAACTTTTTGTCCATATGCAGGAAGAGAACCCAAAATTTTTCTATGCTGTTGACCTGAATGAAGAGCATCGACTAAGGAATATTTTTTGGGTTGATGCCAAGGGGATGGATGATTACACCAACTTTTGTGATGTCGTTTCTTTTGACACTACGTATTACACAAATAAATATAAGGTACCATTGGTTCTTTTCATTGGTGTGAACCAACATATACAGCCCGCGGTGTTTGGTTATGCATTGATTGCAGATGACACTTTTTATACATTTTCATGGTTGATGCAAACATGGTGTTTGTCAATGGGTGGACGAGCTCCAGGAGTGATAATAACAGACCAAAATAATGCCTTAAGAGCAGCTATTGCTTCAGTCTTTCCGGAAACACAGCACCATTATTGTCTATGGCATATATTGGAGAAAATTTCTGGACAGTTTAATTATCTTGATCTGTGGCATGATCCCCGGGGAAAGTTTAATAAATGTATTTATAAGTCACTGACTGAACAGCAATTTGACAAAAGGTGGTGGAAACTGCTCGACCGATTCAACCTTCTGCAGGATGAATGGATGAAATCGCTCTACGAAGATCGCCAGCTATGGGTTCCCACGTTTGCAAAGGGTATATCTTTTTCTGGGTTGTCTTCTGCTTCTCGAGCTGAGAGTTTAAATTCTTTCTTTGACAAGTACATCAATGTCGATACCTCCTTGAAAGACTTTGTGGAACAGTACAAAATAGTTCTTGAAGACAGGTATGAAGAACAAGCCAAAGGAGATTTTGATGCCTGGCATGAGCCACCAGAGTTAAAGTCTCCTTCACCTTTTGAAAAACAATTATCATTAGTATACActcatgaaatttttaaaaagtTTCAAGTAGAGGTTTTGGGAGCAGCTGCATGTCATCTAAAGAAAGAACGAGAATATGAAGGTACAATGTCCTATGCAGTTAAAGACTTTGAAGATAATCAAGAATTTATGGTGGATTGGAATGAATTGAAGGCAGAGATATGCTGCTCATGCCGTTCACTAGAATATAAAGGTTATCTTTGCAGACATGCTATCGTGGTTCTTCAGATGTCTGGTGTTTTTTGTATTCCACACAAATATATATTGCAACGATGGACTAATGCTGCTACAAGCAAGTGTTGTATTAGTGAAAATTTTGATGATGTACAATCCAAGGTTCGTCGTTTTAATGATTTATGTCGAAGAGCTATAATATTGGGTGAAGAAGGATCGCTATCTCAAGAAAGTTATACTATTGCTTTAGGTGCCATAAAGGAAGCTCTGAAACAATGTTCAGATGCTAATACTTCTGTTAATAGCGAATTGAGATCCAACACATCTGTCCCTCTTTCCGTTCCCCATATGGAAGAAGATGACCATGGTAGTCCAAGTATACCAGCTGATCCAGCTCCTGTTACTAAAGTAAATAGAACATACAAAGCTTCTAAAAGATCAGATTGTGGGAAGGAAAAGGCAAATACTGACGGATCCACAAATGGAAAACGGAAG GTGCCTCTGGAGTCGGAAGTTGTAGGAGTTGGTTTTCAAGGCAGCTTCCGTCAGATG GAACTGCATCACACGAGGCCTCGACAGTTGCATGAGGTGTTACCTCCAAATTTGCACAATGGAGGCCCAGAAATTTTCCAAAATGTAGCATCCTCCAGGTATCAGCATGTGGATTCAGCAGATATGCAGGATGGACACCTGCCTGGTTAG
- the LOC141712334 gene encoding protein FAR1-RELATED SEQUENCE 4 isoform X3 → MDAIVNGDNNLGPQDEMEFDSNEAAYEYYKEYAKSVGFGTAKLSSRRSRASKEFIDAKFSCIRYGNKQQSDDAINPRPSPKIGCKASFHVKRRSNGKWYIHSFVKEHNHELLPAQAHFFRSHRNADPRQNDAKARRRKILTAVSKQYGAYHYTGSLENYTRNQHDRGRNLNLAEGDAKILLELFVHMQEENPKFFYAVDLNEEHRLRNIFWVDAKGMDDYTNFCDVVSFDTTYYTNKYKVPLVLFIGVNQHIQPAVFGYALIADDTFYTFSWLMQTWCLSMGGRAPGVIITDQNNALRAAIASVFPETQHHYCLWHILEKISGQFNYLDLWHDPRGKFNKCIYKSLTEQQFDKRWWKLLDRFNLLQDEWMKSLYEDRQLWVPTFAKGISFSGLSSASRAESLNSFFDKYINVDTSLKDFVEQYKIVLEDRYEEQAKGDFDAWHEPPELKSPSPFEKQLSLVYTHEIFKKFQVEVLGAAACHLKKEREYEGTMSYAVKDFEDNQEFMVDWNELKAEICCSCRSLEYKGYLCRHAIVVLQMSGVFCIPHKYILQRWTNAATSKCCISENFDDVQSKVRRFNDLCRRAIILGEEGSLSQESYTIALGAIKEALKQCSDANTSVNSELRSNTSVPLSVPHMEEDDHGSPSIPADPAPVTKVNRTYKASKRSDCGKEKANTDGSTNGKRKVPLESEVVGVGFQGSFRQMVCYLFCSH, encoded by the exons ATGGATGCTATTGTCAATGGGGACAATAATTTAGGACCTCAAGATGAGATGGAATTTGATTCCAACGAGGCCGCGTATGAGTATTATAAAGAGTATGCAAAGTCTGTGGGTTTTGGTACTGCTAAATTGAGCAGCAGGCGGTCTAGAGCATCAAAAGAGTTTATTGATGCAAAGTTTTCGTGTATAAGGTATGGTAACAAGCAACAATCGGATGATGCAATTAATCCACGTCCGTCGCCGAAAATAGGGTGTAAAGCGAGTTTTCATGTTAAGAGAAGGTCGAATGGAAAGTGGTATATTCATAGTTTTGTTAAGGAGCATAATCATGAACTCTTGCCGGCCCAAGCACATTTTTTTAGGAGCCATAGAAATGCTGATCCGCGTCAGAATGATGCTAAAGCACGAAGAAGGAAGATCTTAACGGCTGTGTCTAAACAGTATGGTGCTTATCATTACACAGGCTCGTTAGAGAATTATACTCGAAATCAGCATGACAGGGGGCGTAATTTGAACTTAGCGGAGGGAGATGCTAAAATTTTGCTTGAACTTTTTGTCCATATGCAGGAAGAGAACCCAAAATTTTTCTATGCTGTTGACCTGAATGAAGAGCATCGACTAAGGAATATTTTTTGGGTTGATGCCAAGGGGATGGATGATTACACCAACTTTTGTGATGTCGTTTCTTTTGACACTACGTATTACACAAATAAATATAAGGTACCATTGGTTCTTTTCATTGGTGTGAACCAACATATACAGCCCGCGGTGTTTGGTTATGCATTGATTGCAGATGACACTTTTTATACATTTTCATGGTTGATGCAAACATGGTGTTTGTCAATGGGTGGACGAGCTCCAGGAGTGATAATAACAGACCAAAATAATGCCTTAAGAGCAGCTATTGCTTCAGTCTTTCCGGAAACACAGCACCATTATTGTCTATGGCATATATTGGAGAAAATTTCTGGACAGTTTAATTATCTTGATCTGTGGCATGATCCCCGGGGAAAGTTTAATAAATGTATTTATAAGTCACTGACTGAACAGCAATTTGACAAAAGGTGGTGGAAACTGCTCGACCGATTCAACCTTCTGCAGGATGAATGGATGAAATCGCTCTACGAAGATCGCCAGCTATGGGTTCCCACGTTTGCAAAGGGTATATCTTTTTCTGGGTTGTCTTCTGCTTCTCGAGCTGAGAGTTTAAATTCTTTCTTTGACAAGTACATCAATGTCGATACCTCCTTGAAAGACTTTGTGGAACAGTACAAAATAGTTCTTGAAGACAGGTATGAAGAACAAGCCAAAGGAGATTTTGATGCCTGGCATGAGCCACCAGAGTTAAAGTCTCCTTCACCTTTTGAAAAACAATTATCATTAGTATACActcatgaaatttttaaaaagtTTCAAGTAGAGGTTTTGGGAGCAGCTGCATGTCATCTAAAGAAAGAACGAGAATATGAAGGTACAATGTCCTATGCAGTTAAAGACTTTGAAGATAATCAAGAATTTATGGTGGATTGGAATGAATTGAAGGCAGAGATATGCTGCTCATGCCGTTCACTAGAATATAAAGGTTATCTTTGCAGACATGCTATCGTGGTTCTTCAGATGTCTGGTGTTTTTTGTATTCCACACAAATATATATTGCAACGATGGACTAATGCTGCTACAAGCAAGTGTTGTATTAGTGAAAATTTTGATGATGTACAATCCAAGGTTCGTCGTTTTAATGATTTATGTCGAAGAGCTATAATATTGGGTGAAGAAGGATCGCTATCTCAAGAAAGTTATACTATTGCTTTAGGTGCCATAAAGGAAGCTCTGAAACAATGTTCAGATGCTAATACTTCTGTTAATAGCGAATTGAGATCCAACACATCTGTCCCTCTTTCCGTTCCCCATATGGAAGAAGATGACCATGGTAGTCCAAGTATACCAGCTGATCCAGCTCCTGTTACTAAAGTAAATAGAACATACAAAGCTTCTAAAAGATCAGATTGTGGGAAGGAAAAGGCAAATACTGACGGATCCACAAATGGAAAACGGAAG GTGCCTCTGGAGTCGGAAGTTGTAGGAGTTGGTTTTCAAGGCAGCTTCCGTCAGATGGTTTGTTACCTATTTTGCTCACATTAA
- the LOC141712334 gene encoding protein FAR1-RELATED SEQUENCE 4 isoform X2: MDAIVNGDNNLGPQDEMEFDSNEAAYEYYKEYAKSVGFGTAKLSSRRSRASKEFIDAKFSCIRYGNKQQSDDAINPRPSPKIGCKASFHVKRRSNGKWYIHSFVKEHNHELLPAQAHFFRSHRNADPRQNDAKARRRKILTAVSKQYGAYHYTGSLENYTRNQHDRGRNLNLAEGDAKILLELFVHMQEENPKFFYAVDLNEEHRLRNIFWVDAKGMDDYTNFCDVVSFDTTYYTNKYKVPLVLFIGVNQHIQPAVFGYALIADDTFYTFSWLMQTWCLSMGGRAPGVIITDQNNALRAAIASVFPETQHHYCLWHILEKISGQFNYLDLWHDPRGKFNKCIYKSLTEQQFDKRWWKLLDRFNLLQDEWMKSLYEDRQLWVPTFAKGISFSGLSSASRAESLNSFFDKYINVDTSLKDFVEQYKIVLEDRYEEQAKGDFDAWHEPPELKSPSPFEKQLSLVYTHEIFKKFQVEVLGAAACHLKKEREYEGTMSYAVKDFEDNQEFMVDWNELKAEICCSCRSLEYKGYLCRHAIVVLQMSGVFCIPHKYILQRWTNAATSKCCISENFDDVQSKVRRFNDLCRRAIILGEEGSLSQESYTIALGAIKEALKQCSDANTSVNSELRSNTSVPLSVPHMEEDDHGSPSIPADPAPVTKVNRTYKASKRSDCGKEKANTDGSTNGKRKELHHTRPRQLHEVLPPNLHNGGPEIFQNVASSRYQHVDSADMQDGHLPG; encoded by the exons ATGGATGCTATTGTCAATGGGGACAATAATTTAGGACCTCAAGATGAGATGGAATTTGATTCCAACGAGGCCGCGTATGAGTATTATAAAGAGTATGCAAAGTCTGTGGGTTTTGGTACTGCTAAATTGAGCAGCAGGCGGTCTAGAGCATCAAAAGAGTTTATTGATGCAAAGTTTTCGTGTATAAGGTATGGTAACAAGCAACAATCGGATGATGCAATTAATCCACGTCCGTCGCCGAAAATAGGGTGTAAAGCGAGTTTTCATGTTAAGAGAAGGTCGAATGGAAAGTGGTATATTCATAGTTTTGTTAAGGAGCATAATCATGAACTCTTGCCGGCCCAAGCACATTTTTTTAGGAGCCATAGAAATGCTGATCCGCGTCAGAATGATGCTAAAGCACGAAGAAGGAAGATCTTAACGGCTGTGTCTAAACAGTATGGTGCTTATCATTACACAGGCTCGTTAGAGAATTATACTCGAAATCAGCATGACAGGGGGCGTAATTTGAACTTAGCGGAGGGAGATGCTAAAATTTTGCTTGAACTTTTTGTCCATATGCAGGAAGAGAACCCAAAATTTTTCTATGCTGTTGACCTGAATGAAGAGCATCGACTAAGGAATATTTTTTGGGTTGATGCCAAGGGGATGGATGATTACACCAACTTTTGTGATGTCGTTTCTTTTGACACTACGTATTACACAAATAAATATAAGGTACCATTGGTTCTTTTCATTGGTGTGAACCAACATATACAGCCCGCGGTGTTTGGTTATGCATTGATTGCAGATGACACTTTTTATACATTTTCATGGTTGATGCAAACATGGTGTTTGTCAATGGGTGGACGAGCTCCAGGAGTGATAATAACAGACCAAAATAATGCCTTAAGAGCAGCTATTGCTTCAGTCTTTCCGGAAACACAGCACCATTATTGTCTATGGCATATATTGGAGAAAATTTCTGGACAGTTTAATTATCTTGATCTGTGGCATGATCCCCGGGGAAAGTTTAATAAATGTATTTATAAGTCACTGACTGAACAGCAATTTGACAAAAGGTGGTGGAAACTGCTCGACCGATTCAACCTTCTGCAGGATGAATGGATGAAATCGCTCTACGAAGATCGCCAGCTATGGGTTCCCACGTTTGCAAAGGGTATATCTTTTTCTGGGTTGTCTTCTGCTTCTCGAGCTGAGAGTTTAAATTCTTTCTTTGACAAGTACATCAATGTCGATACCTCCTTGAAAGACTTTGTGGAACAGTACAAAATAGTTCTTGAAGACAGGTATGAAGAACAAGCCAAAGGAGATTTTGATGCCTGGCATGAGCCACCAGAGTTAAAGTCTCCTTCACCTTTTGAAAAACAATTATCATTAGTATACActcatgaaatttttaaaaagtTTCAAGTAGAGGTTTTGGGAGCAGCTGCATGTCATCTAAAGAAAGAACGAGAATATGAAGGTACAATGTCCTATGCAGTTAAAGACTTTGAAGATAATCAAGAATTTATGGTGGATTGGAATGAATTGAAGGCAGAGATATGCTGCTCATGCCGTTCACTAGAATATAAAGGTTATCTTTGCAGACATGCTATCGTGGTTCTTCAGATGTCTGGTGTTTTTTGTATTCCACACAAATATATATTGCAACGATGGACTAATGCTGCTACAAGCAAGTGTTGTATTAGTGAAAATTTTGATGATGTACAATCCAAGGTTCGTCGTTTTAATGATTTATGTCGAAGAGCTATAATATTGGGTGAAGAAGGATCGCTATCTCAAGAAAGTTATACTATTGCTTTAGGTGCCATAAAGGAAGCTCTGAAACAATGTTCAGATGCTAATACTTCTGTTAATAGCGAATTGAGATCCAACACATCTGTCCCTCTTTCCGTTCCCCATATGGAAGAAGATGACCATGGTAGTCCAAGTATACCAGCTGATCCAGCTCCTGTTACTAAAGTAAATAGAACATACAAAGCTTCTAAAAGATCAGATTGTGGGAAGGAAAAGGCAAATACTGACGGATCCACAAATGGAAAACGGAAG GAACTGCATCACACGAGGCCTCGACAGTTGCATGAGGTGTTACCTCCAAATTTGCACAATGGAGGCCCAGAAATTTTCCAAAATGTAGCATCCTCCAGGTATCAGCATGTGGATTCAGCAGATATGCAGGATGGACACCTGCCTGGTTAG
- the LOC141712336 gene encoding uncharacterized protein LOC141712336, with the protein MEKSSPSSSSSSLDRKSSIEREPRTINIDFAREQAIYVVNTRSVEEALTIFTKGLQPVTCCRRVETSDMTNIEEEEERNCTPAITEMFEMRKIGSAPF; encoded by the exons ATGGAGAAatcatcaccatcatcatcatcatcgtCTCTTGATCGAAAGTCCTCAATAGAGAGAGAGCCAAGGACTATTAATATCGACTTTGCTAGG GAGCAAGCAATATACGTGGTGAATACAAGGAGTGTAGAGGAAGCCCTCACCATTTTCACAAag GGATTACAGCCCGTGACTTGTTGCCGGAGAGTGGAGACGAGTGATATGACCAACATCGAAGAAGAAGAGGAACGTAATTGTACGCCCGCTATTACAGAGATGTTTGAAATGAGGAAAATTGGTTCCGCCCCATTTTAA
- the LOC141712337 gene encoding NAC domain-containing protein 82-like isoform X1: MARFPLPLPPGFRFHPTDVELIMYYLKRKVTGKKLVFDALTELNIYKFAPWDLPEKCLLKSKDLEWYFFCPKQKKYSSGARSNRATENGYWKITGTDKLVTINQRTVGTRKTLIFYKGQPPKGERTDWVMHEYSLGDKKLAGVVQDAYVICKIYQKGGLGPKNGAQYGALFNEEEWDDIDELFVESQLVAHQISFENVPPNDINNIDAVNLSAPRDLLVNFVPKPDSSICVPQNTVMQPGKNEICVGPSAADPYILTDYVPPGTIGSSACMTTPGNPVPWSTSTVGPLVTDISPDIDVLSLLNMFTENMDMPPVENNPTEFEMNGNDIYKDLGDLNDWMELNDTEFDIPTEVAANDVNPMLMGDSASYLELNDLSTPLGFLSEAGPVDGLRSGSIYAGPTYDMRIGLYKLYSGVANPYPAENVSGFDEYSAVLQEPHLLENNIIKELEKDHCNSNFEAPGFDAVGGCEVPFVITEPEGSNAAEENPRRGEQQTNLQLVLESVSFRIGADSFHYSSSSISLKAEVTLNVGECTKTLCYVIWRSLPLHLCLGVVSLSGMWRVEC; encoded by the exons ATGGCCAGATTTCCCCTTCCCCTTCCTCCTGGATTCCGCTTTCATCCTACTGATGTCGAGCTGATTATGTACTACCTAAAGAGGAAAGTAACGGGAAAGAAACTTGTTTTTGACGCTCTTACCGAGCTCAACATCTATAAGTTTGCTCCTTGGGATCTACCAG AAAAATGTCTCCTAAAAAGTAAGGATCTTGAGTGGTACTTTTTTTGCCCCAAACAGAAAAAATATTCCAGTGGGGCAAGATCAAACCGAGCAACTGAAAATGGATACTGGAAAATTACTGGCACCGACAAACTTGTTACCATCAATCAGAGGACTGTGGGAACCAGAAAGACACTGATTTTTTACAAGGGTCAGCCACCAAAAGGGGAACGAACTGATTGGGTCATGCATGAATACAGTCTCGGAGATAAAAAATTAGCCGGTGTAGTTCAG GATGCTTATGTTATCTGTAAAATCTACCAAAAAGGTGGTCTAGGCCCAAAAAATGGGGCACAGTATGGTGCATTATTCAACGAGGAAGAATGGGATGACATTGACGAGTTGTTTGTGGAATCTCAACTAGTTGCACACCAGATCTCCTTTGAAAATGTACCACCTAATGACATAAACAACATTGATGCAGTAAACTTGTCTGCTCCTCGAGACTTATTGGTCAACTTTGTTCCAAAACCAGATTCATCTATATGTGTACCTCAGAACACTGTTATGCAGCCTGGCAAGAATGAAATATGTGTGGGACCATCCGCTGCTGATCCCTACATCTTGACTGATTATGTACCACCTGGTACCATAGGAAGTTCGGCTTGCATGACTACTCCTGGAAATCCAGTTCCCTGGTCTACATCTACAGTTGGACCTCTAGTCACGGATATTTCTCCTGACATAGATGTCCTTTCGCTATTGAACATGTTCACAGAAAATATGGATATGCCTCCTGTTGAAAACAACCCTACTGAG TTTGAGATGAATGGAAATGATATCTACAAAGATTTGGGTGATCTGAATGATTGGATGGAGCTAAATGATACTGAATTTGATATCCCAACCGAGGTAGCTGCTAATGATGTGAACCCTATGCTTATGGGTGACAGTGCATCCTATTTGGAGCTTAATGATCTCAGCACCCCATTAGGATTCCTTTCTGAAGCTGGTCCAGTTGATGGGTTACGGTCTGGAAGCATATATGCAGGTCCCACTTATGACATGAGGATTGGATTGTATAAACTATATTCTGGAGTTGCTAATCCGTATCCTGCGGAGAACGTATCTGGATTTGATGAGTATTCTGCAGTGCTACAAGAACCACACTTGTTGGAAAACAATATAATAAAAGAGCTGGAGAAG GATCATTGTAATAGTAACTTTGAAGCTCCCGGATTTGATGCTGTCGGGGGATGTGAAGTTCCATTTGTAATCACAGAACCAGAGGGTAGCAATGCTGCTGAAGAAAACCCAAGAAGAG GGGAGCAGCAAACGAATCTCCAACTTGTGTTGGAGTCTGTATCTTTTCGTATTGGAGCTGATAGTTTCCACTACTCTAGCTCATCCATCAGTCTCAAGGCCGAGGTGACACTGAATGTTGGCGAATGCACTAAGACGCTTTGTTACGTGATATGGAGGAGTCTGCCCTTACATTTATGTCTTGGGGTAGTCAGCCTATCGGGAATGTGGAGAGTAGAATGCTAA
- the LOC141712337 gene encoding NAC domain-containing protein 82-like isoform X2: protein MARFPLPLPPGFRFHPTDVELIMYYLKRKVTGKKLVFDALTELNIYKFAPWDLPEKCLLKSKDLEWYFFCPKQKKYSSGARSNRATENGYWKITGTDKLVTINQRTVGTRKTLIFYKGQPPKGERTDWVMHEYSLGDKKLAGVVQDAYVICKIYQKGGLGPKNGAQYGALFNEEEWDDIDELFVESQLVAHQISFENVPPNDINNIDAVNLSAPRDLLVNFVPKPDSSICVPQNTVMQPGKNEICVGPSAADPYILTDYVPPGTIGSSACMTTPGNPVPWSTSTVGPLVTDISPDIDVLSLLNMFTENMDMPPVENNPTEFEMNGNDIYKDLGDLNDWMELNDTEFDIPTEVAANDVNPMLMGDSASYLELNDLSTPLGFLSEAGPVDGLRSGSIYAGPTYDMRIGLYKLYSGVANPYPAENVSGFDEYSAVLQEPHLLENNIIKELEKDHCNSNFEAPGFDAVGGCEVPFVITEPEGSNAAEENPRRESVLQLP, encoded by the exons ATGGCCAGATTTCCCCTTCCCCTTCCTCCTGGATTCCGCTTTCATCCTACTGATGTCGAGCTGATTATGTACTACCTAAAGAGGAAAGTAACGGGAAAGAAACTTGTTTTTGACGCTCTTACCGAGCTCAACATCTATAAGTTTGCTCCTTGGGATCTACCAG AAAAATGTCTCCTAAAAAGTAAGGATCTTGAGTGGTACTTTTTTTGCCCCAAACAGAAAAAATATTCCAGTGGGGCAAGATCAAACCGAGCAACTGAAAATGGATACTGGAAAATTACTGGCACCGACAAACTTGTTACCATCAATCAGAGGACTGTGGGAACCAGAAAGACACTGATTTTTTACAAGGGTCAGCCACCAAAAGGGGAACGAACTGATTGGGTCATGCATGAATACAGTCTCGGAGATAAAAAATTAGCCGGTGTAGTTCAG GATGCTTATGTTATCTGTAAAATCTACCAAAAAGGTGGTCTAGGCCCAAAAAATGGGGCACAGTATGGTGCATTATTCAACGAGGAAGAATGGGATGACATTGACGAGTTGTTTGTGGAATCTCAACTAGTTGCACACCAGATCTCCTTTGAAAATGTACCACCTAATGACATAAACAACATTGATGCAGTAAACTTGTCTGCTCCTCGAGACTTATTGGTCAACTTTGTTCCAAAACCAGATTCATCTATATGTGTACCTCAGAACACTGTTATGCAGCCTGGCAAGAATGAAATATGTGTGGGACCATCCGCTGCTGATCCCTACATCTTGACTGATTATGTACCACCTGGTACCATAGGAAGTTCGGCTTGCATGACTACTCCTGGAAATCCAGTTCCCTGGTCTACATCTACAGTTGGACCTCTAGTCACGGATATTTCTCCTGACATAGATGTCCTTTCGCTATTGAACATGTTCACAGAAAATATGGATATGCCTCCTGTTGAAAACAACCCTACTGAG TTTGAGATGAATGGAAATGATATCTACAAAGATTTGGGTGATCTGAATGATTGGATGGAGCTAAATGATACTGAATTTGATATCCCAACCGAGGTAGCTGCTAATGATGTGAACCCTATGCTTATGGGTGACAGTGCATCCTATTTGGAGCTTAATGATCTCAGCACCCCATTAGGATTCCTTTCTGAAGCTGGTCCAGTTGATGGGTTACGGTCTGGAAGCATATATGCAGGTCCCACTTATGACATGAGGATTGGATTGTATAAACTATATTCTGGAGTTGCTAATCCGTATCCTGCGGAGAACGTATCTGGATTTGATGAGTATTCTGCAGTGCTACAAGAACCACACTTGTTGGAAAACAATATAATAAAAGAGCTGGAGAAG GATCATTGTAATAGTAACTTTGAAGCTCCCGGATTTGATGCTGTCGGGGGATGTGAAGTTCCATTTGTAATCACAGAACCAGAGGGTAGCAATGCTGCTGAAGAAAACCCAAGAAGAG AATCTGTGCTGCAGCTGCCTTAA